TCTAAAATCCATGAGCGCCTCTATGGGGGCCACTCAACTGACGCAGCAACTCAAAGAATTAGAGCATATGAGCAAACTCGAGAATCTGACGATCTCTCCCACCTGGATGAATAAGCTGAATCAAGAATTTGAAGCGGTAGGATTGGCGCTAACGTTGGAGAAGCAAAACTATCAGACCTCATCTGTCGTCTCCAGCTAAACCGCTGCAGTTTACTCTTGCAATCCTCAGGCTGTTGATCTGTTTTTTCGGGGCCTCTCTTTTACTCTGGGTTAGTCAGGGCTGCTGAATAAATAAACCATCATGTAGCAACTGTGCGATCGCATCGAGATGCACTTCGATTGCTCCAGGGGTCTGTGTCACATAGGGCATTTGCTCATCCATCAGTAATATTGCTAGTCCATGGATTGAAGCCCAGATCAGTCGAACAGCCTGGTCAACATCATCTCCTTTCAGAGTCTGACGCTCTTGGGCAATCGTGACGATTTGATATAAGGGACCCGCTGCTTGCTTGGAAATCCCATGGAGTGTGGGGTCAGTTACCCGCTCTTTCAAACTAAACATCATCCGGGCAAGCTCCGTATGCTCAAGGGTGAACTGCAAATAGGCTTGTGCTAAGCCTTTGATGCTGGTTAACGTCTCTTCTTGCTCAGGCTGAGTGGTAGCTTGCAAGCGCTGAATCAGCATTTCAAATCCCCATTGGACCAAACTGAAACTTAAAGCCTGTTTATTCGCAAAGTGACGATATACGGCAGGTTGGCTGACACCACACTGGCGCGCTAACTTACTCAAATTCAGGGCTGAGGCTCCTTCTGATTGAATTTGCTGAAGTGCAGCCTCAATCAATGCCTCTCTCAAATAACCGTGATGATACGATTCACTGCTCACTGGCAACGGTAGCTTGCTTCCAGCACCAGTGTACTGCGTTATACTTTATAACATTGTTATAGACTATAACATTAGGATTGAGCCAATTCTAATCACTACACCATTAGGAATCTTGTATGAAACGAGGACTACAGCTCATCTTAGGGCTCTTAAGCTTGATTCCCTTAATAGTGGCGATACTGGGTCTCACCTCTGGCTTGGGACGATGGCTGCCTGCTGAAGCGATTACGCCAGAGTTCGATAGCCACTATCGCTATATCACCGGGTTTTATATTTCTCTAGCCGTGACGGCCTGGTGGATCATCCCCAATATTGAACAACACAAGACGGCATTGCGAATTTTGTCAGGTGCCATCTTTATGGGTGGCCTAGGACGAGTGATTTCTTTTTGGCAAGTTGGAGCACCCAGCCCGCTAGCCCTGGTCTTCACAAGCCTAGAATTATGCTTTCCTTTGCTATTGATCTGGCAGGCTAAACTCCCTCACAATCGCCAGTCTAGGATCAGTCAAGGCTAAAAATTCACTTAATCTTTTGCAGCCTTAATCTCCCTCTCCAAACAGACCTAAGCCACCTTGAGTAAAGTTCTGGCCTGGGTTTCTTGTTGAATAGCTGAGAGGGTACGCTTCAACGTTTCTCGAAACAGGAGATGAAAGCTGCCCTCCAGAAACCCCATATCTGCATCTGCAGCAACAACTTGCTTGAC
The Acaryochloris marina S15 genome window above contains:
- a CDS encoding TetR/AcrR family transcriptional regulator, whose amino-acid sequence is MSSESYHHGYLREALIEAALQQIQSEGASALNLSKLARQCGVSQPAVYRHFANKQALSFSLVQWGFEMLIQRLQATTQPEQEETLTSIKGLAQAYLQFTLEHTELARMMFSLKERVTDPTLHGISKQAAGPLYQIVTIAQERQTLKGDDVDQAVRLIWASIHGLAILLMDEQMPYVTQTPGAIEVHLDAIAQLLHDGLFIQQP
- a CDS encoding DUF4345 domain-containing protein, coding for MKRGLQLILGLLSLIPLIVAILGLTSGLGRWLPAEAITPEFDSHYRYITGFYISLAVTAWWIIPNIEQHKTALRILSGAIFMGGLGRVISFWQVGAPSPLALVFTSLELCFPLLLIWQAKLPHNRQSRISQG